A region of the Mytilus edulis chromosome 11, xbMytEdul2.2, whole genome shotgun sequence genome:
GTGTCCCTTGTCGGAACTAAAGTTCCTCCGTTTTAAGATGGAGGGGGTGTTGTGTAATTGCCCAGTAGTTCTAGCGGGTTTCCTCTGTCTGTATGATATACTGGTAAAGAGCAGAGAGACCCGAATGGTGACGTATGGCCTGGTAGAGACTGGAGAGCCCCGAATGGAATCATGACACAAGAGTCACGCTTGACCGGATACAGCCTCTTCTTGACCTGGATTATCACGGAATAAACCTATCTACAAATAGGCGAGATAACTCCCTGTAGGAAACTAAACCATAAGGTAAATATCTACACATATTTACACCTGTTACATTCATAACCCTAGGGGTATACGTAGAGCCCAGCTAGACAGGCCAAGTAACACTTTAAAATCAAGACAAAAAAGCGTCGCAAACTGATTGCTACAATTAATATGTCGTGGGATCTATGCAAATTAATATCAGATCAGAACATGACATGCTAAAACTTTACATCAAATTTTCAAGCATAACGAGAAAACGTACCCCCCTGTCCAGCCCGAATGTAGGatagaaagtcacaggacaaaaagtcacgtaCAAAAAGtcataggacaaaaagtcacaattcattttttctgattattttctttgaataaaaaccgcttatttctacaaaaatatttttgtatttttcttgaactattgtatataaaccaactttgttaacaatatcaaagatgatcaaataattgttaaaaaaacaaaatgtcaaagtggtttGGAACTTAAATgacttcatggtgccaagaaatgtatcttttgcctgattaaaattaaataaatcttgattATATTTCTAAGATTTTCGTGAGATATAATAATGCATTGACCTTCAATTCTAATCAAATAACAGCTCTTTAAAGTACACccctgaataaaaaatgttacaatTCAGGTAATACCTTACTGCGCATGCCCATAGGTAACATCGTATACCTCGGGCTACAATAGATTGACTTTCAATTTAGCTCTCTTTGAGTAAAGacgtttttttccaaattatttaAAGGTTAGTGGGTTTATTATTTTAGTTAGCATGGCTAACGCCCAACTCAATGACATTCCGTTAGGGATGGCTACACCGTCTCGGGAGAGCGGTGCACTTGATTCGGAAGACCATAGGGTCATTGATGAAAATGTAAGTTTTACCGCAGTGGCGGTAGAAACTGATAAGGTAGTCGAGTCTTTGGGCTCTTCTCACAAGGCGAGGAGAAATATCTCTTCTCGTCAAGATGATGAAATGTCGTTAGTCGACGGGACAGAAGAAGATGTCAGACAGAGCTGGTCTGACCTAGATACCAAAAACCCTAAACGGAAACGGGACGACTCCGTACCTAGCAGAAAAGGTAAGATTAAACACAGGAAAGTTGTAAATCATTCTAGCAGTTCCTCTGAAAATACTAGTAGCAGTGAATCATCTTCTAGTAACTCTGAATCAGAGAGTTCAGAAGACAATGAAGCGTTTGAACCTTCTTTGtctaaagataaaaaagaaaaagtaccATCTCATGTAACCAAATATATAGAGAAGTATGCTCTAAAGGGTATAAGTAAAAAGACGAGACAAGATATGTCTTTAAATTGGCCTATTCCTTCGTCTAAAGGATTAAAGGCTCTTGAAACAGAtagattttttaagaaaaattattttcaaggTAGAAAATGGAATGCTAGATTAGAGAGAAGTAAAATTAACACACAGCTACGCATTCTAGATGTTATGGGTCCTCTGTCCCGTTTATGGTCTGAAGCACATAGGATTAAGAAAGATAATCAAGGTATGGACCCTtctgatgtaattcatttaacACAGAGGGCTATTGTGCTAGCAGGTAATGCTCACTATGTTTATAACACTGACAGGAGAAAAGCAATGTTAGTTAAAACAATGCCAGATAGTCTAGATTTTTTAAATGAGAAGAAAGGCAAGAAAGCTTTGGCAAAATCTAAGGGTCAACTTTTTGGTAATAAGTTTCTAAAGTCTTTGGCTAAAGAAAACAAGGATAACAACGAACTTAGAgaaatgttgttgttttctaacAAGAAAAAACATGCTGGTAAACctcattttaatagaaaaaatgaTCAGTTTTTTCAGCAGGGGCCCACAAACAACCTGCAGTCTGTGGGCGGCAGACAAGCTCTCCATCCACAAGTTTCAGGGAAGAGACCTTGGCAGGGAAACCAGTCACAGAACAGACAGGGGAACAGTTATGGTCAGCGCCAGAACCAGACCCAGAACCAAATCCAGACTCAACCTCAGAACAACCAAGTGTTCAAGAAACCTGCAAACCGATAGAACGGGTAGGTCAAGAGCAAACTTTCAGTCATATACAAAACTATTTCCAATTACCAATGAATTGCATAATCAATCAAAATTCTATTCCTGTAGGGGGAAGAGTAAGTCTTTTCCTACAGAATTGGAACTCAATTACAAAAGATCCTTGGGTTCTCCAGTGTGTAAAAGGAATAAAATTAGATTTCTTAGCAACACCTTTCCAAAATCAAATACCAAATCAAGCCTTTTTCAATCAAGAGAATCAAGATTTgataaacaaagaaataacaggACTTTTGAACAAGAAGGCCATAACACAGTCTTTCCTAACAAAGGATTCGTTCATAAGCAACATTTTTCTGGTACCAAAGAAGGGAGGGGGTCAAAGACCTGTTATAAATCTAAAAGGCCTAAATGTTTTTTTACGTTACGAACATTTCAAAATGGAGGGAATTCATTTGTTAAAAGATCTTCTTTTGAAGAACGATTGGATGGTAAAAATAGACCTAACCGATGCATATTTGACATTGCAAATAGCAAAAGAACACAGAAAATACCTCAGATTTTTTTGGCAGGGAAAAATAATGGAATTCAGGTCCCTCCCGTTTGGGATTGCGGTAGCCCCAAGAATATTCACAAAACTGATGAAGGTTCCCATGACTTTATTGAGACGTTTAGGTGTACGTCTGATAGTTTACCTAGACGATATTCTAATAATGAATCAGTCAAATCAGAAAATTTTGTCAGATCTCTCACAGACatggggtaattgaaatatgtaattgtaattgactgtaattaattacaatttatcatgtaattgaatgtaatgtgtaattgagcattttttcaattacatgtaattgaatgtaattaattacatagccaaaatttgcctgtaattgacaattacttttcaattacaagtcaattacatttgaaattttggatcaaaagattaaatcttgtgttttctcaaaaaattattaaaagcaataatcttaacaaatgttgtaagctgacaaagaaaagccttcacagtatactttctgtattaacacaaccatggtagattcttcattttgtattgaatgataaaaaaaatgtagacacatgccataattttaaaagaaaccactAGGAAGTCACTGTCTTGACCTTAATTAGTAGATTTAGATAGATATTTTAAGACATTGATTTAACATAATTAACTTTATTCAAGGACTTAAATAACCAATAAATATAACCTCtggctatttgttttattacaaactatataatgactgtttttataacagttatGTTAAACAGATATAAGGCTAATTAGAGAGAGATAAATATACCCCTAGGGCCTATAGGTACATGTTTAAATTCTTGAAGGGATAATGCATATGACAAAATCTCACTTGCAAAATTTGTtcactatatatatgaatgttgaaagaaaacattttatcagatttaaaaatgAGCTCCAAGAGTGTACTGGAACATTTTACTGTTCCTGATGACTTCCAAAATGGAAATACTTTCAAAGGAAAATGTATGCATTGTGGCACCCTCATTAGTGGAAGTTATAAAGTTACATCCAACTTTGTTACACATATGAAGGTAATactatataagaattttaaaaattaataaattcataatgcttctttttcatttctaatcagatttcatttatcttatatcctctaatagcttacatttaaatttggaaaatattttgtttattaaattaattagttgtgattaaaactaaagtttatttttgttttaagaagtcagatttctaaatcacttatttaagataaataatttgaataagctgggataaaaatgaaaatcatttcaaaaaataaaaaatagtgctcttttttgtatcatttacaatcaaataaatttaaataaatgtaaaatttcaataggtaaattaaaacaatttaatatattcaagatattaaataaGGCCTTTTGTAATTTTCAGAGAAAACACAGAGATTTGTACATTCTGCATTCTGAGAATAAAGAAATTCAACCAAAATTGacacaatgcataaaaaaaagtttgtaattGTATTGATATGTCAAAAGAC
Encoded here:
- the LOC139495064 gene encoding uncharacterized protein, coding for MSLVDGTEEDVRQSWSDLDTKNPKRKRDDSVPSRKGKIKHRKVVNHSSSSSENTSSSESSSSNSESESSEDNEAFEPSLSKDKKEKVPSHVTKYIEKYALKGISKKTRQDMSLNWPIPSSKGLKALETDRFFKKNYFQGRKWNARLERSKINTQLRILDVMGPLSRLWSEAHRIKKDNQGMDPSDVIHLTQRAIVLAGNAHYVYNTDRRKAMLVKTMPDSLDFLNEKKGKKALAKSKGQLFGNKFLKSLAKENKDNNELREMLLFSNKKKHAGKPHFNRKNDQFFQQGPTNNLQSVGGRQALHPQVSGKRPWQGNQSQNRQGNSYGQRQNQTQNQIQTQPQNNQVFKKPANR